The sequence CCCCGGTTGCGGACGTAGCCGTCCTTGCTGCTGCGCACATAGGACAGTTTGGCGGACACATCGCCCACCGCGGGAAGGTCGATCGTGGTCAGGCTGCGCAGACGCCCCTGGTTGCCGATGGTGAGCTGTTCTTTGAAGGCGAATTCCCCGCTGGGTTTGCGGGTGTGAATATTGATGGCGCCGCCCGTGGTGTTGCGTCCGTATAGCGTACCCTGGGGGCCGCGCAGCACTTCGATACGCTCAATGTCTGCGAGATCCATGCTCGAGGACTGCGGGCGCGCCATGTAAACACCGTCGATGTACATACCGATAGCGCCTTCCTTGGTGATCTGGCCGACGTCGTTTGCGCCTTGGCCGCGCATGAACAGAATCAGCGCGCCACTGGAGGAGGGGTAGGGGGCAAAGGTCAGCGCGGGAACGGTGGTGGCCAGTCCGCTGATATCGTTGGCGCCCTTCATTTCCAGTGCGTCGCTGCCATAGGCGTTGATGGCAATCGGAATTTCCTGGGCCGATTCACTGCGCTTTTGTGCGGTGACGACGACTTCTTCAATCTGTGCCGTCGCGGCCAGTGTGGTGGTGGCTGGGCTGAGTAACAGTCCCAATGTCAGCATGCGGTAGGGGTGCTTCGTCATTTTTCTTATCTCTCTATGGCGCCAGTCAGTGCTTGCCACGCCCGTGGCGCCAGTATCGGGCATTGGCAAACCTCGTTAAGCAGAGCCAGCATAAGCGAGCTTGTTACATAATACAATATGTGTAACATGTAACTAACGTTATTGATATTCTGCATCAGCTGATGTTTGAGAAATACTGCGGGGGCTGCTAATTTGCGCGGTCTTCTAGGGGAGAGAAATGTGTCAAACCAGCATCTCAGGGAAGCCATCCTTGATGCCGTAGAACAGTGCTTTGCACAGTACGGACTGCAAAAAACCACCCTCGCTGATGTGGCCGAGCGGGCGGGTGTGTCGAGGATGACCGTGTACCGTCATTTCAAGGACCGCAAGGCGTTGTTCGACGGTGCTTCACTGCGCAATATTCGTCGGCACTGGGCCGAGATTGCCGCGCAGCTGACCCATGTTGAGCGCTTGGACGAGTGGTTGATTGAGGGCATGCTCCTCTATCAGTTTGACATTGCCAGCGACCCGCGGGTGCAGCTGTATCTGGACCTCGGGGCATTCGATGACGGCCTCGCGGTGTCGCAGACGGAGGTTGGTCTGCAGGCGGCTATTTGCCAGTTTGAGCATCTCTTCAATCCGCTGGCGGATGCTCAGGGGCGGCTCAGCAATGGCTTGGACGCCTATCAATTGGCCGAGTGGGTTCATCGCAACAACCACAGCCTGCTACGCTATCCCAGCGACCGATTGGCTGATCGAGAAGTGCGCCGCCGCTGGTTATCGGCGCAGATTTGCGGCGGCTTGGTGCCCGCACACTGAGCAGCGCGCAGGTCTTTGATCCAGCGCAAGGTTTGCCAGCTCAATCCGGGCTGTAATGAAGGAAAAGGAGGATTCATTCATGCAAGCACTTCCCCATCGTTACTATGTTTGCGCGAGCGCCGAAAGCGAGGGCGACGTTACCCTCAAATCCGACGGGCTCAGCAATATCTCCTCGGATGCACCTGCTGAGTTCGGAGGTCCCGGTGACAAGTGGTCGCCGGAAACCCTGTTGATGGCTGCGGTGGCCGATTGTTTTGTACTGAGCTTTAAAGCGGTTGCCAAAGCGGCCAAGTTTGACTGGTTGGCGCTGGACTGCCGGGCCGAGGGCAAACTGGACAAGCAGGAGCGCAAGGTCTGCTTCACCGAATTTGAAGTGTTTGTCAGCCTGACGGTGGCGGCAGACGTCGACGAAGAGCAAGCCACGCAGTTGCTGGAAAAAGCCGAGCGTAACTGTCTGGTGGCGAATTCGCTGTCGGGGCCTTCGCAGTTGTATATCGAAATTCTGAGAGGCTAGTCTCTCCCGTCAGCGAGGTATACAAAAGTGCTCGCGCAGTCCTAAGTATTAATGCCAATAGGTTTCTGAGCCATAGTCGCTAGGCTGTGTCTCAGCACTATTCTGTCAGCTTGTAAAAAAGGAATTGAACCATGAAAGGACTCGCCCCCCTCGCTTGCCTGTGTCTGCTTTCCAGCGCCGTTTATGCCTATGAACCGGAGCCCGTGGTCTATGTGGGTGCGTCGTACTCACATCTGGAATACTCCGAGTCATCGATCGAAGCGGACTTGTCGTCTGTCGGCGTCACGTTTGGTGCCCTGATTAACGAGAATTTCGCGCTAGAGTTGCGATATGCGCAAGGTTTTGATGATGAGACGGTCATGAATATCGCGACCCTGGAACTTGACCACATGGTCAGTGGATACCTGAGGGCAGGCATGCCCGTGACCGAGCGCCTTTATCCCTATCTGGTGGTGGGGCGAAGTAAGGTCGAAATGAAAGCCTCGGGTGCTGGCCTGTCTATCTCGGGAAAGAAAAGTGATATCAGCTATGGCTTGGGTCTGAATATCTCCTGGCCGGAGTCGCCGGTGATTGTGAACATGGAATACACCCAGTTTGTCGATAAGGATTACTTTGAAATTGCGGGGCTGACGATCGGTCTGCAGCTCGAATACTAAGCACGCCTCTTCCCTCAGGCGGCGCTAGGCTTGTTCATCAAGCGCCGCCACTCTCTCCATGATTTGTTCCCTCAGCCA comes from Spongiibacter tropicus DSM 19543 and encodes:
- a CDS encoding TetR/AcrR family transcriptional regulator gives rise to the protein MSNQHLREAILDAVEQCFAQYGLQKTTLADVAERAGVSRMTVYRHFKDRKALFDGASLRNIRRHWAEIAAQLTHVERLDEWLIEGMLLYQFDIASDPRVQLYLDLGAFDDGLAVSQTEVGLQAAICQFEHLFNPLADAQGRLSNGLDAYQLAEWVHRNNHSLLRYPSDRLADREVRRRWLSAQICGGLVPAH
- a CDS encoding OsmC family protein; the protein is MQALPHRYYVCASAESEGDVTLKSDGLSNISSDAPAEFGGPGDKWSPETLLMAAVADCFVLSFKAVAKAAKFDWLALDCRAEGKLDKQERKVCFTEFEVFVSLTVAADVDEEQATQLLEKAERNCLVANSLSGPSQLYIEILRG
- a CDS encoding outer membrane beta-barrel protein; amino-acid sequence: MKGLAPLACLCLLSSAVYAYEPEPVVYVGASYSHLEYSESSIEADLSSVGVTFGALINENFALELRYAQGFDDETVMNIATLELDHMVSGYLRAGMPVTERLYPYLVVGRSKVEMKASGAGLSISGKKSDISYGLGLNISWPESPVIVNMEYTQFVDKDYFEIAGLTIGLQLEY